One stretch of Actinacidiphila sp. DG2A-62 DNA includes these proteins:
- the lanKC gene encoding class III lanthionine synthetase LanKC, which yields MDNRYEAFCLADRYFYESLDRPSADAAAGSAERSGGAAESGHGPRFTTAARDVPPGWRRVRSGDWLHLDPPRGPDAYPAQGWKIHVSAGLDNADAVAAKVWDYCVPRHIPFKFVPGPQLLHLRNSKYAGRDTSGKFVTVYPADEDRLRVILEELGDLLEGEPGPYILTDLRWREGPLYVRYGAFAKRYCVGPHGTLVPAVEDGAGRLVPDDRSPAFRVPPWVTLPGFLRPHLDARNATTVGDLPYRIERALHFSNGGGVYAGQDTRTGAPIVLKEARPLAGLAADGADAVARLERERDALRRLAGLGVAPEVRDWFTVGDHRFLVMDFVPGKPLNSFFARRHPLLTPEPDPAAVAAYTRWALRVHEGVEKAVAAVHSRGIVFNDLHMFNIMVAPDEQTVSLLDFEAAAPVEADARQSVAHPGFVAPRDRRGPDVDRYALACLRLALFLPVTTLLAIDRGKAAHLAEVIAAQFPVPEDFLAEAVREITRDAAPRDLTAPNVRRALGRTGEGTAAAAGGGPGAPGSTSGGFGGTSGPAGGTSAAPSGTSRVPPARARAGTPGGGGGTGAGAGFRGLPADPADWPAARDAMARAILASAAPGRADRLYPGDITQFSEGGGLGLAHGAAGVLYAFEQAGLPRHEEGERWLLDRTEHLANGTPLGLYDGIAGVALVLDLLGHTDRALGLVRTLLAEQWQRLASDLTGGLAGIGLVLDHLARGTGEADLGERALEAAGIVAGRLQAAAEAAEAAGRSGADGSGGDGSGADRAAPAGSAPRRRAGLMRGATGPALLFLRLYERTGAPALLDHAARALRTDLDACVRTAAGALEVDEGWRTMPYLGDGSAGIGLVLDDYLGLVPPGPATAPFEEARAAVVRAATSRLYAQPGLFAGRAGMVLHLARTTAPGVPRGALAAQVDALGWYGMEYAGGLAFPGNQMMRLSMDLGTGTAGCLLALAAAGGRAGARLPFLPAARAAGRGVRGAAHRSGSGRVRPEPCTNPFPMKGHVMALLDLQDLKTDEGHGGEGGASSLSLIGCISSVSFLVCL from the coding sequence ATGGACAACCGGTACGAGGCTTTCTGTCTGGCCGACCGCTATTTCTACGAAAGTCTCGACCGGCCGTCCGCGGACGCGGCGGCCGGCTCGGCGGAGCGCTCGGGAGGCGCCGCCGAGTCCGGCCACGGACCGCGCTTCACCACCGCCGCACGCGACGTACCGCCTGGTTGGCGGCGTGTCCGCAGCGGCGACTGGCTGCACCTCGACCCGCCGCGCGGCCCGGACGCCTACCCCGCCCAGGGCTGGAAGATCCATGTCTCGGCGGGCCTGGACAATGCCGACGCCGTCGCCGCGAAAGTCTGGGACTACTGCGTCCCGCGCCATATCCCCTTCAAATTCGTGCCCGGCCCGCAATTGCTGCACCTGCGCAACTCGAAATACGCCGGGCGCGACACCAGCGGGAAATTCGTCACCGTCTACCCGGCCGACGAGGACCGGCTGCGCGTCATCCTGGAGGAACTCGGCGACCTCCTGGAGGGGGAGCCGGGTCCGTACATCCTCACCGACCTGAGATGGCGTGAAGGACCGCTGTACGTGCGCTACGGCGCGTTCGCCAAGCGCTACTGCGTCGGGCCGCACGGCACCCTCGTACCGGCCGTCGAGGACGGCGCCGGACGGCTGGTTCCCGACGACCGGTCCCCGGCGTTCCGCGTTCCGCCGTGGGTGACGCTGCCCGGATTCCTGCGGCCGCACCTGGACGCCCGCAACGCCACCACCGTCGGCGACCTGCCCTACCGCATCGAGCGCGCCCTGCACTTCTCCAACGGCGGCGGCGTGTACGCCGGCCAGGACACCAGGACCGGCGCGCCGATCGTGCTCAAGGAGGCCAGACCGCTGGCCGGGCTCGCCGCCGACGGCGCCGACGCGGTGGCCCGGCTGGAACGCGAGCGCGACGCGCTGCGGCGGCTGGCCGGGCTCGGCGTCGCGCCCGAGGTCAGGGACTGGTTCACGGTCGGCGACCACCGCTTCCTGGTGATGGACTTCGTGCCGGGCAAGCCGCTCAACTCCTTCTTCGCCCGCCGCCACCCGCTGCTGACCCCCGAGCCCGATCCGGCGGCCGTCGCCGCGTACACCCGCTGGGCGCTGCGCGTCCACGAGGGCGTGGAGAAGGCGGTGGCCGCGGTGCACTCGCGCGGCATCGTCTTCAACGACCTGCACATGTTCAACATCATGGTCGCGCCCGACGAGCAGACCGTCTCGCTGCTCGACTTCGAGGCGGCGGCCCCGGTCGAGGCCGACGCCCGCCAGTCGGTCGCGCACCCCGGCTTCGTCGCCCCGCGCGACCGCCGCGGCCCGGACGTCGACCGCTACGCCCTGGCCTGCCTGCGGCTCGCGCTGTTCCTGCCGGTCACGACGCTGCTGGCGATCGACCGAGGGAAGGCGGCGCACCTGGCCGAGGTGATCGCGGCGCAGTTCCCGGTCCCGGAGGACTTCCTCGCGGAGGCGGTGCGCGAGATCACCCGCGACGCGGCGCCGCGCGACCTGACCGCGCCGAATGTCCGCCGGGCGTTGGGCCGTACGGGTGAGGGCACGGCCGCGGCGGCCGGGGGAGGGCCCGGCGCGCCCGGGAGCACGTCGGGCGGGTTCGGTGGTACGTCCGGTCCGGCAGGTGGTACGTCCGCGGCGCCCAGTGGTACGTCCCGCGTGCCGCCCGCGCGGGCGCGCGCCGGTACGCCGGGCGGCGGGGGCGGGACAGGAGCCGGCGCAGGGTTCCGCGGGCTGCCCGCCGACCCCGCGGACTGGCCGGCCGCGCGCGACGCGATGGCGCGGGCGATCCTCGCCTCCGCCGCGCCCGGCCGCGCGGACCGGCTGTACCCCGGCGACATCACGCAGTTCTCCGAAGGCGGCGGCCTCGGCCTCGCGCACGGCGCGGCCGGCGTCCTCTACGCCTTCGAGCAGGCCGGGCTGCCGCGCCACGAGGAGGGCGAGCGCTGGCTGCTCGACCGCACCGAGCACCTGGCCAACGGCACCCCGCTCGGCCTCTACGACGGGATCGCCGGCGTCGCCCTCGTCCTGGACCTGCTCGGGCACACCGACCGCGCGCTCGGCCTGGTCCGCACGCTGCTCGCCGAGCAGTGGCAGCGGCTGGCCTCCGACCTGACCGGCGGGCTGGCCGGGATCGGGCTGGTCCTGGACCACCTGGCCCGCGGCACCGGCGAGGCCGACCTCGGCGAACGCGCCCTGGAGGCGGCCGGCATCGTCGCCGGACGCCTCCAGGCCGCGGCGGAGGCCGCCGAGGCCGCGGGCCGCTCCGGGGCCGACGGGTCCGGGGGCGACGGATCCGGGGCCGACCGCGCCGCGCCCGCCGGGAGCGCCCCGCGCCGCAGGGCCGGCCTGATGCGCGGCGCCACCGGTCCCGCGCTGCTCTTCCTGCGCCTGTACGAACGCACCGGCGCGCCCGCCCTGCTCGACCACGCCGCCCGCGCGCTGCGCACCGACCTCGACGCCTGCGTGCGCACCGCCGCCGGGGCGCTGGAGGTGGACGAGGGCTGGCGCACCATGCCGTACCTCGGCGACGGCAGCGCGGGCATCGGCCTGGTCCTCGACGACTACCTCGGCCTGGTGCCGCCCGGCCCGGCGACCGCGCCCTTCGAGGAGGCGCGCGCGGCCGTCGTACGGGCGGCCACCTCCCGGCTGTACGCCCAGCCGGGGCTGTTCGCCGGCCGCGCCGGGATGGTGCTGCACCTGGCCAGGACGACCGCGCCCGGCGTGCCGCGCGGCGCGCTCGCCGCGCAGGTCGACGCGCTCGGCTGGTACGGCATGGAGTACGCCGGCGGGCTGGCCTTCCCCGGCAACCAGATGATGCGGCTGTCCATGGACCTCGGCACCGGCACCGCCGGGTGCCTGCTCGCGCTGGCCGCGGCCGGCGGGCGGGCCGGGGCCCGGCTGCCCTTCCTCCCCGCCGCCCGCGCCGCCGGCCGCGGGGTCCGCGGGGCGGCCCACAGATCCGGTTCCGGTCGCGTGAGACCGGAGCCGTGCACCAACCCGTTTCCGATGAAAGGACATGTCATGGCACTTCTGGACCTGCAGGACCTCAAGACGGACGAGGGCCACGGCGGCGAGGGCGGCGCGAGCTCGCTGAGCCTGATCGGCTGCATCAGCTCGGTGAGCTTCCTCGTCTGCCTCTGA
- a CDS encoding helix-turn-helix domain-containing protein, whose translation MPLRSTATARQERLGAELRKMREAAGITARDTARLLGTDPAKVSHIEAGRLGVSEERLRRLAAFYECGDTALIDALVAMANGQGRKGWWEAYRGMVPAALLDIAELEHHAVRLRTIQITHIPGVFQTEDYTRTVFGYAIPPLPENELEARVAHRLERSGVLYRESAPPYEALIHEAALRMRFGGGKVAKAQLEHLQELSHLPHISVRVIPFAADGHIGSGHAMLYAAGPVVELDTVEIDSAHGVTFLHAARQLANYRTLFDTLSAVALDRNQSREFIHSTSREL comes from the coding sequence ATGCCGCTCAGAAGCACCGCAACCGCACGCCAGGAGCGCCTCGGTGCGGAGCTACGGAAAATGCGGGAGGCGGCGGGCATCACCGCCCGTGACACCGCGCGGCTGCTCGGCACCGACCCGGCCAAGGTGAGCCACATCGAGGCGGGCAGGCTCGGCGTGAGCGAGGAGCGGTTACGCCGACTGGCCGCGTTCTACGAGTGCGGTGACACCGCGCTCATCGACGCGCTCGTCGCGATGGCCAACGGGCAGGGCCGCAAAGGCTGGTGGGAGGCGTACCGCGGAATGGTGCCCGCGGCGCTGCTGGACATCGCCGAGCTGGAGCACCACGCGGTGCGGCTGCGCACGATCCAGATCACGCACATCCCGGGCGTGTTCCAGACGGAGGACTACACCCGCACGGTCTTCGGCTACGCGATCCCGCCGCTGCCGGAGAACGAACTGGAGGCACGGGTGGCGCACCGCCTGGAGCGCTCCGGCGTGCTCTACCGCGAGTCGGCCCCGCCGTACGAGGCGCTGATCCACGAGGCGGCGCTGCGGATGCGGTTCGGCGGCGGCAAGGTCGCCAAGGCACAGCTCGAACACCTCCAGGAGCTGAGCCACTTGCCGCACATAAGCGTGCGCGTCATCCCGTTCGCGGCGGACGGCCACATCGGTTCCGGCCACGCCATGCTCTACGCCGCCGGGCCGGTGGTCGAACTGGACACCGTCGAGATCGACTCGGCGCACGGGGTCACCTTCCTGCACGCCGCCCGCCAACTGGCCAACTACCGCACGCTGTTCGACACCCTCTCGGCGGTCGCCCTCGATCGGAACCAGTCCCGCGAATTCATCCACAGCACCTCCCGCGAACTCTGA
- a CDS encoding DUF397 domain-containing protein: MTAPLAWQKSTYSQDQGDCVELAEHRGAVLLRESDNPTVVLTTTRQELAHFLQVIKIGATATRAPRP, translated from the coding sequence ATGACCGCGCCCCTGGCATGGCAGAAGTCCACGTATTCGCAGGATCAGGGCGACTGCGTCGAACTCGCCGAACACAGGGGCGCGGTTCTGCTGCGGGAGAGCGACAACCCGACGGTGGTGCTGACCACCACCCGGCAGGAGCTGGCGCACTTCCTCCAGGTCATCAAGATCGGGGCGACCGCCACACGGGCGCCCCGTCCCTGA
- a CDS encoding peptidoglycan-binding domain-containing protein: MAPEQPEEQERPDTPNGSARPPAAASAAETAPEAAAPAAETAPEAAAPAALPPTRIVPGKRPYDPFEPYQPYEPYGSAEDGGEVRAAERSAARAADLAATEGFHPLRIRPYVGEPDEPEAAPTSVRSLLTPAGAAADGQDGPATADLGLFAEQYAGREYPQGPADGSHGRYGAGDGYDRDGYDRDDREYDGDGYDSHGYADGQDPDGWTAAQRAAAAAHGRHRRRRRRIVVAAAAVAASALAAGAVAVTGQVMGDEQDSTGYALPDTASDTPEVTLPADAEPATATTAAPVTERAVRAPRTASPSPSASTAPATTPPASPTPTGSATASAGPTTATPTATGSSAPPSSPSTSTSPGDGAQPAAGGVLRLGDSGPAVADLQRRLTQVWVYDGPIDGVFDERVRQAVATFQVWYWVSDAPDGSHDGVYGPHTRAVLERQTSGRH, from the coding sequence ATGGCGCCGGAACAGCCCGAGGAGCAGGAGCGGCCCGATACGCCGAACGGGTCCGCGCGGCCCCCCGCGGCGGCGTCCGCGGCGGAGACGGCGCCCGAGGCAGCGGCCCCCGCGGCGGAGACGGCGCCCGAGGCAGCGGCCCCCGCGGCGCTGCCGCCGACGCGGATCGTCCCCGGCAAACGGCCGTACGACCCCTTCGAGCCCTACCAGCCGTACGAGCCCTACGGCAGCGCGGAGGACGGCGGCGAGGTCCGCGCGGCCGAGCGCTCCGCCGCACGCGCCGCCGACCTGGCCGCGACCGAGGGATTCCACCCGCTGCGCATCCGCCCCTACGTCGGCGAGCCCGACGAGCCGGAGGCGGCGCCGACGAGCGTGCGGTCCCTGCTGACGCCGGCGGGCGCGGCGGCGGACGGGCAGGACGGCCCGGCCACCGCGGACCTCGGCCTGTTCGCGGAGCAGTACGCGGGCCGCGAGTACCCGCAGGGCCCGGCGGACGGCTCCCACGGCCGGTACGGCGCGGGCGACGGCTACGACCGCGACGGCTACGACCGCGACGACCGCGAGTACGACGGCGACGGGTACGACAGCCACGGATACGCGGACGGGCAGGACCCGGACGGCTGGACCGCGGCCCAGCGGGCCGCGGCCGCCGCGCACGGCCGGCACCGGCGGCGCAGACGCCGCATCGTGGTCGCCGCGGCGGCCGTCGCCGCGTCCGCGCTGGCCGCGGGCGCCGTGGCGGTCACCGGGCAGGTCATGGGCGACGAGCAGGACAGCACCGGCTACGCCCTGCCCGACACCGCCTCCGACACCCCCGAGGTGACGCTGCCGGCCGACGCCGAGCCCGCCACGGCGACCACCGCGGCGCCCGTCACCGAGCGCGCCGTCCGCGCGCCGCGCACCGCCTCCCCGTCGCCCTCCGCGTCGACGGCGCCGGCCACCACCCCGCCGGCCTCCCCGACCCCCACCGGGTCGGCGACGGCCTCCGCGGGCCCGACGACCGCCACGCCCACCGCCACCGGCTCGTCCGCCCCGCCCTCCTCGCCGTCGACGTCCACCTCGCCCGGCGACGGCGCGCAGCCGGCCGCCGGCGGCGTCCTCCGGCTCGGCGACAGCGGCCCCGCCGTGGCCGACCTGCAGCGCCGCCTCACCCAGGTGTGGGTCTACGACGGCCCGATCGACGGGGTCTTCGACGAGCGGGTACGGCAGGCGGTGGCGACGTTCCAGGTCTGGTACTGGGTGAGCGACGCGCCGGACGGCAGCCACGACGGCGTGTACGGCCCCCACACGCGGGCGGTACTGGAACGGCAGACGTCGGGGCGCCACTAG
- a CDS encoding L,D-transpeptidase family protein — MRFTKPAVSVAAAVIASLGLTAYHQQSHPDASSDAGSRLAAQDAAGTTSGPARAASAALAEKSATTARPGVLPRLPGLGPKTLAAVPADARQVVLVTGTGRDSSTSKVVLYQRVDGGWRPGAVWAAHNADKGWTDHHEAGDLRSPIGVFGLSDAGGLLADPGSRLPYDRSGAFTVNGTGFDGESLAGSFDYVIAINYNRQPGTSPLDGTRPLGGARGGGIWLHVDHGGPTHGCVSISRTHMKQLLRALDPASHPVVVMGDAASLAR, encoded by the coding sequence ATGCGCTTCACGAAACCCGCGGTGTCCGTCGCGGCGGCGGTCATCGCCTCGCTCGGACTGACGGCCTACCACCAGCAGAGCCACCCGGACGCGTCCTCCGACGCCGGGTCCCGGCTCGCCGCCCAGGACGCCGCCGGCACGACGTCGGGCCCGGCCCGTGCCGCTTCCGCCGCGCTCGCGGAGAAGTCCGCCACCACCGCCCGGCCCGGCGTCCTGCCGCGGCTTCCGGGGCTCGGCCCCAAGACGCTGGCCGCCGTGCCGGCCGACGCCCGCCAGGTGGTGCTCGTCACCGGGACGGGCCGCGACTCCTCCACCTCGAAGGTGGTGCTCTACCAGCGCGTCGACGGCGGCTGGCGGCCCGGCGCGGTGTGGGCCGCGCACAACGCGGACAAGGGATGGACCGACCACCACGAAGCAGGCGACCTGCGCAGCCCGATCGGGGTCTTCGGCCTGTCCGACGCCGGCGGCCTGCTGGCAGACCCCGGCAGTCGACTGCCGTACGACCGGTCCGGGGCGTTCACCGTGAACGGCACCGGCTTCGACGGTGAATCGCTGGCCGGTTCCTTCGACTACGTCATAGCGATCAACTACAACCGGCAGCCCGGCACTTCGCCCCTGGACGGGACCCGGCCGCTCGGCGGCGCCCGCGGCGGAGGCATCTGGCTGCACGTCGACCACGGTGGCCCCACCCACGGGTGCGTCAGCATCTCCCGGACGCACATGAAGCAGCTTCTGCGCGCCCTCGATCCCGCGTCCCACCCCGTCGTCGTCATGGGCGACGCCGCTTCCCTCGCCCGCTGA
- a CDS encoding L,D-transpeptidase: MSSRRILLVCALVGSAVLTACGTHASSAGPASSPATASQAGSHAVSFHLTTGATDGDRHAFVGTAGDVHVSGGRLTSVSLTTAAGRPVTGSASADRSRWTPASPLAYDTSYRLVVHAADAAGRVRTRDLSFTTMSKAERLIGTFTPEDGSVVGVGMPVSLTFNMPVTDKRAVEAAVKVTDDSGQQVVGHWFGDQRLDLRPQEYWKAHTRVTLTLRLAGVKGAAGGWGVQDKQISFTVGRRQVSTVDVTTDTMRVVRDGKLLRTIPITSGAPGRTTYNGQMVISQKLISTEMDGATVGYAGQYDIPDVPHAMRLSSSGTFIHGNYWAPDSVFGHSDVSHGCVGLNDVRGGGDPDQPAAWFYDNSLVGDVVVVEHSHDHTIAPDNGLNGWNMDWTQWKKGSALG, from the coding sequence ATGTCGTCACGCCGCATTCTGCTCGTGTGCGCCCTCGTCGGCTCGGCGGTCCTCACCGCCTGCGGGACCCACGCGTCGTCGGCCGGCCCCGCGTCCTCGCCCGCCACCGCGTCCCAGGCCGGGTCGCACGCCGTCTCCTTCCACCTGACCACGGGCGCGACCGACGGCGACCGCCATGCCTTCGTCGGCACCGCGGGCGACGTCCACGTCTCCGGCGGAAGGCTCACCTCGGTCAGCCTCACCACCGCGGCCGGACGGCCCGTCACCGGCTCGGCGAGCGCCGACCGCTCCCGCTGGACCCCGGCGTCGCCGCTGGCCTACGACACCTCCTACCGCCTCGTGGTCCACGCCGCCGACGCGGCGGGGCGGGTGAGAACACGCGACCTGTCGTTCACCACCATGAGCAAGGCCGAGCGCCTGATCGGCACCTTCACCCCCGAGGACGGGTCGGTGGTCGGAGTGGGCATGCCCGTGTCGCTCACCTTCAACATGCCCGTCACCGACAAGAGGGCCGTCGAGGCCGCGGTGAAGGTCACCGACGACAGCGGCCAGCAGGTGGTGGGGCACTGGTTCGGCGACCAACGGCTCGACCTGCGCCCCCAGGAGTACTGGAAAGCCCACACACGCGTGACGCTGACCTTGCGACTCGCCGGCGTCAAGGGCGCCGCGGGCGGCTGGGGCGTCCAGGACAAGCAGATCTCCTTCACCGTCGGTCGACGGCAGGTCTCCACGGTCGACGTCACCACCGACACCATGCGCGTGGTGCGCGACGGCAAGCTGCTGCGCACCATCCCCATCACCTCCGGCGCCCCGGGCCGCACCACCTACAACGGGCAGATGGTGATCTCGCAGAAACTGATCTCCACCGAAATGGACGGCGCCACGGTCGGATACGCCGGGCAGTACGACATTCCCGACGTGCCGCACGCCATGCGCCTGTCGTCCTCCGGCACCTTCATCCACGGCAACTACTGGGCGCCGGACTCCGTCTTCGGCCACTCCGACGTCAGTCACGGCTGTGTCGGGCTCAACGACGTGCGCGGTGGCGGCGACCCCGACCAGCCTGCCGCCTGGTTCTACGACAACTCGCTCGTGGGCGACGTCGTCGTGGTCGAGCACTCCCACGACCACACGATCGCACCGGACAACGGTCTCAACGGCTGGAACATGGACTGGACCCAGTGGAAGAAGGGGTCGGCCCTCGGCTGA
- a CDS encoding HAD family hydrolase → MPVPLQLQAKAVLLDMDGTLVNSDAVVERCWRRWAVRQGLDPAEVLKVVHGRQGHATMAALLPDRPMAVNYAENAVMLAEETADTEGVVPVPGAPAFLAALERAGAPFALVTSATEELARARMGATALPLPPVLVTAECVSASKPDPEGFLKGAAELGFAPEDCVVFEDAEVGIAAAKAAGMRVVGIGPRAGAHAPTAHVPDLTAVRVEAAADGGLVITADAG, encoded by the coding sequence ATGCCCGTCCCCCTCCAGCTCCAGGCGAAAGCCGTACTGCTCGACATGGACGGCACCCTCGTCAACAGCGACGCGGTCGTCGAGCGCTGCTGGCGCCGCTGGGCCGTCCGCCAGGGGCTGGACCCCGCCGAGGTGCTGAAGGTGGTGCACGGCCGCCAGGGCCACGCCACGATGGCCGCGCTGCTCCCGGACCGCCCGATGGCGGTCAACTACGCCGAGAACGCGGTGATGCTCGCCGAGGAGACCGCGGACACCGAGGGCGTCGTGCCGGTCCCGGGCGCCCCCGCGTTCCTCGCGGCGCTGGAGCGCGCCGGCGCGCCCTTCGCGCTGGTGACGTCAGCGACCGAGGAGCTGGCCCGGGCCCGGATGGGCGCGACCGCGCTGCCGCTGCCGCCGGTGCTGGTGACCGCCGAGTGCGTGAGCGCGAGCAAGCCGGACCCGGAGGGCTTCCTCAAGGGCGCCGCGGAGCTGGGCTTCGCGCCGGAGGACTGCGTGGTGTTCGAGGACGCCGAGGTCGGCATCGCCGCCGCGAAGGCCGCGGGGATGCGCGTGGTCGGCATCGGCCCGCGGGCCGGCGCGCACGCCCCCACCGCGCACGTGCCGGACCTGACCGCCGTACGGGTCGAGGCCGCCGCGGACGGCGGCCTCGTGATCACCGCCGACGCCGGCTGA
- a CDS encoding TMEM165/GDT1 family protein, with the protein MLSPTVVAVVFGVIFLAELPDKTALAGLVLGTRYRASYVFCGVAAAFVVHVALAIAAGSLLTLLPHRLLQGIVGVLFLGGAVMLLRSHGEEDEDVPEPADQTFWKVFGTGFTLILVAEFGDLTQIMTANLAARYDSPLSVGIGAVLGLWAVGALGVFGGRMLMKRVPLGLITKVAAAAMIVLAGFSLYEAAAG; encoded by the coding sequence GTGCTCAGCCCCACCGTCGTCGCCGTCGTCTTCGGCGTGATCTTCCTGGCCGAACTCCCCGACAAGACCGCGCTGGCCGGCCTCGTCCTCGGCACCCGCTACCGCGCCTCGTACGTCTTCTGCGGCGTCGCCGCAGCCTTCGTCGTCCACGTGGCGCTCGCCATCGCCGCGGGCAGCCTGCTCACGCTGCTGCCGCACCGGCTGCTCCAGGGCATCGTCGGCGTGCTCTTCCTGGGCGGCGCGGTGATGCTGCTGCGGTCGCACGGCGAGGAGGACGAGGACGTGCCGGAGCCGGCCGACCAGACCTTCTGGAAGGTGTTCGGCACCGGCTTCACGCTGATCCTGGTCGCGGAGTTCGGCGACCTCACGCAGATCATGACCGCGAACCTCGCGGCCCGCTACGACAGCCCGCTGTCGGTCGGCATCGGCGCGGTGCTGGGCCTGTGGGCGGTGGGCGCGCTGGGCGTGTTCGGCGGCCGGATGCTGATGAAGCGGGTGCCGCTGGGGCTGATCACGAAGGTCGCGGCGGCGGCGATGATCGTCCTGGCCGGGTTCAGCCTGTACGAGGCGGCGGCGGGGTGA
- a CDS encoding TetR/AcrR family transcriptional regulator: MTTPDATASRRRRRGPALEAALLEAAWEELVETGFAKLTMESVAARAGTGIAVLYRRWANKNELVLAALEHYRNGHLIDIPDTGTLRGDLLAVLTGMGEVRAAFFVVVAATAMSGLNLDAGMTPAQVRDRIMGERRLVRARAVYQRAHDRGEIDLDRVPAALLAMPYDLVRHDLLMNLEPVPPERIASIVDELFLPLLRCYRGAPGGAPGGAPGGAPEDGPDGGPGAGTGDGTGDGAGQGVP; the protein is encoded by the coding sequence ATGACCACACCTGACGCCACGGCCTCCCGGCGGCGCCGGCGCGGGCCCGCACTGGAGGCCGCGCTGCTGGAGGCGGCGTGGGAGGAACTGGTCGAGACCGGTTTCGCGAAGCTCACCATGGAGTCCGTCGCCGCCCGGGCCGGCACCGGCATCGCCGTGCTCTACCGCCGCTGGGCCAACAAGAACGAGCTGGTCCTGGCCGCGCTGGAGCACTACCGCAACGGCCACCTGATCGACATCCCCGACACCGGCACGCTGCGCGGCGACCTCCTCGCCGTGCTGACCGGCATGGGCGAGGTACGCGCCGCCTTCTTCGTCGTGGTCGCGGCCACCGCCATGTCCGGCCTCAACCTCGACGCCGGGATGACCCCCGCCCAGGTGCGCGACCGCATCATGGGCGAACGGCGGCTCGTACGGGCGCGGGCGGTCTACCAGCGCGCCCACGACCGCGGCGAGATCGACCTCGACCGGGTCCCCGCCGCGCTGCTCGCCATGCCGTACGACCTGGTGCGTCACGACCTGCTGATGAACCTCGAGCCGGTGCCGCCCGAGCGCATCGCCTCGATCGTCGACGAGCTGTTCCTGCCGCTCCTGCGCTGCTACCGCGGGGCGCCGGGCGGGGCGCCGGGCGGGGCGCCGGGCGGGGCGCCGGAGGACGGGCCGGACGGCGGGCCGGGGGCCGGGACCGGGGACGGGACCGGTGACGGGGCTGGTCAGGGCGTCCCGTAG